A region from the Chelmon rostratus isolate fCheRos1 chromosome 6, fCheRos1.pri, whole genome shotgun sequence genome encodes:
- the LOC121607757 gene encoding LOW QUALITY PROTEIN: UPF0676 protein C1494.01-like (The sequence of the model RefSeq protein was modified relative to this genomic sequence to represent the inferred CDS: substituted 1 base at 1 genomic stop codon), whose product MSIPVVDFGAYSLSEKDVTDEQMRKLSKELKTAFTEVGFVFLLNTGITPEEVDRVMDISKKFFLQPDELKRPFSRTTFANNPNHGWLSMEAERLNPRRPGDLKESFNTASLHPAIKWPSGALSDFQDIQTSFFRRCTELSLRLLRVIAHSLDLDPEVFLSAHRLIGTDENATTLRSLYYPPINSEKVKEGQVRCGEHSDYGTITLLFQSSEGLQVRARSGEFICAPIVPGAVLINIADLLQRWTSDQFISVLHRVLLPPAGDSHTRQSLAFFVQPDDEALITCCDGSNKYPPVTAGAYIIERFSHTYXQSCCAIS is encoded by the exons atgagcaTCCCAGTGGTGGACTTCGGCGCCTACAGCCTCAGTGAGAAAGATGTCACTGACGAACAGATGCGCAAGTTGAGCAAAGAgttgaaaacagcttttacagaagtgggttttgtttttctgctgaacaCTGGGATCACTCCGGAGGAG GTGGATCGTGTTATGGACATATCCAAGAAATTCTTCCTGCAGCCAGATGAGCTGAAGCGACCGTTCAGCAGGACAACCTTTGCCAACAATCCGAATCACGGCTGGCTGTCAATGGAGGCTGAgag GTTGAATCCACGCCGGCCTGGAGACCTGAAGGAGTCCTTCAACACTGCTTCACTTCACCCCGCCATA AAATGGCCCTCAGGTGCTTTATCAGACTTTCAGGACATCCAGACGTCTTTCTTCCGGCGCTGTACAGAGCTGAGTCTGCGGCTGCTGAGGGTGATAGCCCACAGTCTGGATCTGGACCCCGAGGTGTTTCTGAGTGCACACCGTTTAATAGGAA CTGATGAGAATGCCACGACGCTGCGGTCTCTGTACTACCCACCAATAAACAGTGAGAAAGTGAAGGAGGGCCAGGTGCGATGTGGAGAGCATTCGGACTACGGCACCATCACCCTGTTGTTTCAGAGCTCTGAAGGTCTTCAG GTGCGTGCACGCTCAGGTGAATTCATCTGCGCTCCCATCGTCCCCGGGGCAGTCCTCATCAATATTGCTGACCTGTTGCAGCGTTGGACCAGCGATCAGTTTATCTCTGTG ctccacagagtcctgctgccccctgctggagacTCCCACACACGTCAGTCTCTGGCTTTCTTCGTGCAGCCAGATGATGAAGCTCTGATCACCTGCTGTGATGGCTCCAACAAATACCCTCCAGTTACAGCAGGCGCATATATCATCGAACGCTTCAGTCACACGTACTGACAGAGCTGTTGTGCCATCAGTTGA